The Polyodon spathula isolate WHYD16114869_AA unplaced genomic scaffold, ASM1765450v1 scaffolds_3684, whole genome shotgun sequence genome includes a region encoding these proteins:
- the LOC121312196 gene encoding histone H2B 5-like, with amino-acid sequence MPEPKAAPAPKKGSKKAVAKSQPKGGKKRRKSRKESYAIYVYKVLKQVHPDTGISSKAMGIMNSFVNDIFERIAGESSRLAHYNKRSTITSREIQTAVRLLLPGELAKHAVSEGTKAVTKYTSSK; translated from the coding sequence ATGCCCGAACCGAAAGCTGCACCCGCGCCGAAGAAAGGCTCCAAGAAGGCTGTTGCCAAGAGCCAGCCTAAGGGAGGAAAGAAGCGCAGAAAGAGCAGGAAGGAGAGCTACGCGATCTACGTGTACAAAGTGCTGAAGCAGGTCCACCCCGACACCGGCATCTCCTCCAAAGCGATGGGCATCATGAACTCGTTCGTCAACGACATTTTCGAGCGCATCGCCGGCGAGTCGTCCCGCCTGGCTCACTACAACAAGCGCTCCACCATCACTTCCCGGGAGATCCAGACAGCCGTGCGCCTCCTGCTGCCCGGAGAGCTGGCCAAGCACGCCGTgtctgagggcaccaaggccgtCACCAAGTACACCAGCTCCAAGTAA
- the LOC121312193 gene encoding histone H2A translates to MSGRGKTGGKARAKAKTRSSRAGLQFPVGRVHRLLRKGNYAQRVGAGAPVYLAAVLEYLTAEILELAGNAARDNKKTRIIPRHLQLAVRNDEELNKLMGGVTIAQGGVLPNIQAVLLPKKTEKPAKSK, encoded by the coding sequence ATGTCTGGAAGAGGGAAAACCGGCGGAAAGGCGAGAGCCAAGGCTAAGACTCGCTCCTCCAGGGCAGGACTGCAGTTTCCAGTCGGCCGTGTCCACAGGCTGCTGCGGAAGGGAAACTATGCCCAGCGTGTCGGCGCTGGAGCCCCGGTCTATCTGGCCGCTGTGCTCGAGTACCTGACTGCTGAAATCCTGGAGCTGGCCGGGAACGCCGCCCGGGACAACAAGAAAACCCGAATCATCCCGCGTCACCTGCAGCTCGCTGTGCGCAACGACGAGGAGCTCAACAAGCTGATGGGAGGCGTGACCATCGCTCAGGGCGGCGTGCTGCCCAACATCCAGGCCGTGCTGCTGCCCAAGAAAACCGAGAAGCCCGCCAAGAGCAAGTAA
- the LOC121312199 gene encoding histone H3.1t-like, with translation MARTKQTARKSTGGKAPRKQLATKAARKSAPATGGVKKPHRYRPGTVALREIRRYQKSTELLIRKLPFQRLVREIAQDFKTDLRFQSSAVMALQEASEAYLVGLFEDTNLLIFASAVVKMSGRGKGGKGLGKGGAKRHRKVLRDNIQGITKPAIRRLARRGGVKRISGLIYEETRGVLKVFLENVIRDAVTYTEHAKRKTVTAMDVVYALKRQGRTLYGFGG, from the exons ATGGCAAGAACCAAGCAAACCGCTCGTAAATCTACCGGAGGAAAGGCGCCGAGGAAGCAACTCGCTACCAAGGCTGCCCGAAAGAGCGCCCCTGCTACCGGCGGCGTGAAGAAGCCTCACCGTTACAGACCCGGGACTGTGGCTTTGAGAGAGATCCGCCGCTATCAGAAATCCACCGAGCTGCTGATCCGCAAGCTGCCTTTCCAGCGACTGGTCAGAGAAATCGCTCAGGATTTCAAGACCGACCTGCGCTTCCAGAGCTCCGCTGTGATGGCGCTGCAGGAGGCTAGCGAGGCTTACCTGGTCGGGCTCTTTGAGGACACCAACCT tttgatATTTGCTTCTGCTGTTGTGAAGATGTCTGGACGTGGCAAGGGAGGTAAAGGACTCGGGAAAGGAGGCGCTAAGCGTCACCGCAAAGTGCTCCGTGATAACATCCAGGGCATCACCAAGCCTGCTATCCGCCGCCTGGCTCGCCGCGGAGGAGTGAAGCGAATCTCCGGGCTGATCTATGAGGAGACCCGCGGGGTGCTGAAGGTGTTCCTGGAGAATGTGATCCGGGATGCCGTCACCTACACTGAGCACGCCAAGAGAAAGACCGTCACCGCTATGGATGTGGTGTACGCGCTGAAGCGCCAGGGGCGCACTCTCTACGGGTTCGGGGGCTAG